A single region of the Saprospiraceae bacterium genome encodes:
- the rbsK gene encoding ribokinase produces the protein MPTILVIGSSNTDMVVRTARFPQPGETILGGEFFMFPGGKGVNQAVAAARLGGEVTFVCKLGQDVFGRQAMEGFIKEKINTTYCYTSPDTASGVALITVNAAGENEIVVASGANNELTKEDLEEAHAAFEQADIILIQLETPILTVEHAIRKGYEMGKRVILNPAPAQAFSADIYPCLYLITPNETEAALLTGIEVTDAATANQAADALLQFGAQQVLVTLGSRGAFFKSSETQALIPAKKVKAVDTTAAGDVFNGALAVALAKGCDWLEAIDFAASAAAVAVTRMGAQTSAPTRIELYAFASSFKDRPPVKP, from the coding sequence ATGCCAACAATCTTAGTCATCGGTAGTTCCAATACTGATATGGTCGTCAGAACAGCTCGTTTTCCGCAGCCAGGGGAGACGATATTAGGTGGCGAATTTTTCATGTTTCCAGGGGGGAAGGGTGTCAACCAGGCGGTGGCCGCAGCCCGCCTCGGAGGGGAGGTGACCTTCGTGTGCAAACTCGGCCAAGATGTTTTTGGCCGCCAAGCGATGGAGGGTTTCATAAAGGAAAAAATCAATACGACCTATTGCTATACTAGCCCCGATACGGCTTCAGGTGTGGCCCTGATTACGGTGAATGCCGCTGGTGAAAACGAGATCGTGGTGGCTTCAGGAGCGAATAATGAGCTGACCAAAGAAGACCTGGAAGAAGCCCATGCTGCTTTTGAACAAGCCGATATTATTCTCATTCAATTGGAAACCCCTATCCTCACCGTTGAACATGCTATTCGGAAAGGTTATGAAATGGGAAAAAGGGTCATTCTGAATCCGGCTCCAGCCCAAGCTTTTTCCGCCGATATTTATCCTTGTTTATACCTCATCACACCCAATGAGACGGAAGCTGCGTTGCTAACAGGCATTGAAGTGACAGATGCAGCGACGGCGAATCAGGCGGCGGACGCCTTGTTGCAATTTGGTGCACAGCAGGTCCTGGTGACCCTCGGATCTCGGGGAGCCTTTTTCAAAAGCAGCGAAACACAAGCGCTTATCCCTGCCAAAAAGGTAAAGGCGGTTGATACCACGGCAGCAGGCGATGTATTTAATGGGGCATTGGCAGTGGCCTTGGCAAAAGGGTGTGATTGGCTCGAAGCGATTGATTTTGCGGCGAGTGCGGCGGCTGTTGCGGTGACGCGAATGGGCGCGCAGACCTCGGCTCCAACTCGGATCGAACTTTATGCCTTTGCTTCTAGCTTCAAGGACCGACCGCCAGTCAAGCCTTGA
- a CDS encoding MFS transporter, translating to MSASSLSTWRQLGYAMGMLGWSILTNIIGVMLIYFYLPPNNSGLVALVPQTLIFGVFTVLAIIAASGRLVDALTDPLIAFWSDRFQSKRGRRIPFMAVALVPTVTFCILIFLPYDYFASSANVWWLSIVQVGFYFFMTIYIIPYNALLPELAADSESKVRLSTWLSFTFVLGVIISSQTPGLADLIQSFFRLSNRQEAMQWAIGFQCTLGGFFMLIPLFVINEAKHCKSVPTTLPFWKAFRQIGSNRNFLYFIVADFSYFVSLTIISSSLLYLLRSLLYLEEYIGGQVMGVLVVVSLLFYPSVIRLAKSVGKRKLILFSLWFQGLILFSIYWMGKVPIDPRLQIFGFAILSAVPAAFLGILPFAIIAEIAAADASQTGQQKEAMYFAIRNFSTKLGQTFGISIFAILTIFGKDPGDDFGIRMVGVFGGVLCLVAGCIFLRFKEV from the coding sequence ATGTCCGCTTCCTCTCTATCCACCTGGCGACAGCTCGGGTATGCTATGGGCATGCTGGGATGGTCTATTCTGACTAACATCATTGGGGTGATGCTCATTTATTTCTATTTGCCTCCTAATAATTCGGGGTTGGTAGCGCTGGTTCCACAGACCTTGATATTTGGCGTTTTTACGGTTTTAGCGATTATTGCAGCTTCTGGCAGGTTAGTAGATGCGCTTACAGATCCCCTGATTGCTTTTTGGAGTGATCGGTTTCAAAGCAAAAGGGGGCGACGGATTCCGTTTATGGCGGTGGCATTGGTTCCAACGGTGACTTTCTGCATTTTAATTTTTTTGCCTTATGATTATTTTGCCAGTAGTGCCAATGTCTGGTGGCTGAGCATTGTCCAGGTGGGGTTCTATTTCTTCATGACGATCTATATCATTCCTTATAATGCCCTGTTGCCCGAACTTGCCGCTGACAGTGAATCCAAGGTAAGGCTCTCCACCTGGCTGAGTTTCACCTTCGTTTTAGGCGTTATTATTTCTTCCCAAACGCCGGGCCTGGCCGACCTCATCCAGTCTTTTTTCAGGCTGAGCAATCGACAGGAGGCTATGCAGTGGGCCATTGGCTTTCAATGTACCTTGGGTGGCTTTTTTATGCTGATCCCCCTATTTGTCATCAATGAGGCCAAACATTGCAAAAGTGTCCCTACTACCCTACCCTTTTGGAAAGCTTTTCGCCAAATTGGCAGCAATCGCAATTTTCTATACTTCATTGTCGCCGACTTTTCCTACTTCGTTTCGCTGACCATCATCAGTAGTAGTCTGCTGTATCTTTTAAGATCCTTATTATACTTGGAGGAATACATCGGGGGACAAGTCATGGGTGTTTTAGTGGTGGTTTCGCTACTTTTTTATCCATCCGTTATCCGATTAGCCAAGTCCGTCGGCAAGCGAAAGCTCATTTTATTTTCGCTTTGGTTTCAAGGATTGATATTGTTCTCTATTTATTGGATGGGCAAAGTGCCTATTGATCCGCGCCTGCAAATTTTTGGCTTTGCTATTCTTTCAGCTGTTCCTGCCGCTTTTTTAGGCATTCTACCCTTTGCTATTATCGCCGAGATTGCCGCTGCAGATGCAAGTCAAACGGGCCAACAAAAAGAAGCCATGTATTTCGCTATCCGCAACTTTTCCACCAAACTAGGCCAAACCTTTGGCATTTCCATCTTCGCTATTCTCACCATTTTTGGTAAAGATCCGGGAGATGATTTCGGGATTAGAATGGTGGGGGTATTTGGTGGTGTGCTGTGTTTGGTGGCAGGTTGTATCTTTTTGCGGTTTAAAGAGGTTTGA
- a CDS encoding T9SS type A sorting domain-containing protein, with product MDFCLFIQIYLIFPYLKRTYKISDTLKLRLTLFLFSLPFGLWGQSSDWDSDKDAMPDSWEFNRQLDVNDPKDAWLDPDADGICNLFEYMLGSDPQDPAQPKIVKYLGLEPLNDFIEKANRGVVLQIPEGTYLLNYNHKSFIEAPRVLIQGGWNRDFTARNHCLYPTILDGGGQGAIFDYLLASGNSSTLILDGLQLQHASSGAIQYKSYLAKAQLVVANCTVRNNDVHPAAAVLSFEDGAATLIADFIIVNTLIVANTGTGISAKQHANRANFKVLHSLVAFNDYAINDGPPYLSGFGLRFQPASDSTIQIQFANTIFWENKQADVSFRQVTAGAVAVDSRHNIYGYFAEDTEALFFNNPSDRSIDPLLEQDDKLRFFLAANSPAIRAGIDIGFTNTINPDIGPITCVNALTSIAERQPKQEKDYFLFPNPVGELLTIEKNFSRPTALQLVIYDQYGRPLKYLDFGQQAAGEHQFLVDTKAWPAGLYYLHFQTDWGNGGNAKVIKIKPL from the coding sequence ATGGATTTTTGCCTATTTATTCAAATCTACCTAATTTTTCCTTACCTTAAGCGAACCTATAAAATAAGTGATACCTTGAAACTACGTCTGACTTTATTCCTTTTTAGTTTGCCTTTTGGACTTTGGGGCCAGTCAAGTGACTGGGATTCCGACAAGGATGCTATGCCTGATTCCTGGGAATTTAACCGCCAATTGGATGTCAATGACCCCAAGGATGCCTGGCTTGATCCGGATGCGGATGGTATTTGCAATCTATTTGAATACATGCTTGGATCCGATCCGCAAGATCCTGCTCAACCAAAGATAGTGAAATACCTTGGATTGGAACCTTTAAATGATTTTATAGAAAAAGCAAACCGTGGGGTAGTATTGCAAATACCAGAGGGGACTTACCTTTTAAATTACAACCACAAGTCATTTATTGAGGCGCCGCGCGTATTGATACAGGGAGGATGGAATCGAGATTTCACAGCGAGAAACCATTGTCTATATCCCACCATTCTGGATGGTGGAGGGCAAGGGGCTATTTTTGACTACCTCCTGGCTTCGGGCAATTCTTCTACACTAATCCTGGATGGCTTACAGTTGCAACATGCGAGTAGCGGAGCCATTCAATATAAGAGTTATCTAGCTAAAGCCCAATTAGTTGTAGCCAACTGTACTGTTAGGAATAATGACGTTCATCCGGCAGCTGCCGTTCTCTCTTTTGAAGATGGCGCGGCGACCCTGATTGCTGATTTTATTATTGTCAATACCCTGATTGTGGCTAATACAGGGACGGGGATAAGCGCGAAACAACACGCCAATCGGGCCAATTTCAAAGTATTGCATTCCTTGGTAGCGTTTAATGATTATGCCATCAATGATGGGCCGCCCTATCTGTCTGGTTTTGGTTTGCGCTTTCAACCCGCCTCAGATTCGACGATTCAAATCCAATTTGCCAACACTATTTTTTGGGAAAATAAACAAGCTGACGTCTCTTTTAGACAGGTAACAGCAGGAGCGGTTGCCGTGGATAGTCGACACAACATTTATGGCTATTTTGCAGAAGATACGGAGGCGCTTTTTTTTAATAACCCTTCGGATCGAAGCATTGATCCCCTTTTGGAACAAGATGATAAATTGCGCTTTTTTTTGGCGGCCAATAGCCCGGCTATCAGAGCGGGTATTGATATTGGATTTACCAACACGATCAATCCGGATATTGGCCCTATAACTTGTGTCAATGCCCTTACCTCCATCGCAGAGCGCCAACCCAAACAAGAAAAGGATTACTTCCTCTTCCCCAATCCTGTGGGTGAACTACTTACCATTGAGAAAAACTTTTCCCGGCCGACTGCTTTGCAGTTGGTGATATACGATCAATATGGGAGGCCATTAAAATACTTGGATTTTGGCCAACAAGCAGCCGGAGAGCACCAATTCCTGGTAGACACGAAGGCTTGGCCTGCTGGTTTGTATTACCTGCATTTTCAGACGGATTGGGGCAATGGAGGGAATGCTAAAGTAATTAAAATCAAACCTCTTTAA